The sequence cagaaacagactcatagacatagaaaacaaacttatgattatgaaaggggagagggagggagggacaaattagggttatgggattaacaaacacaaactactatacataaaatagataagcagcaaggatttactgtatagcacagggaattatattcaatatcttgtaataacctataatggaatataatctgaaaaaaactgaatcagtatgttgtacacctgaaactaacacaaatattgtaaatcaactacacttcaataaaaaaataaaagagccagTAGAAGAAAGTACATTATATATGATGAAggcaaaaatatttgtataaaaggAAGCATAAGTATAGAATTGTGGAAAAATGTTTGTTACTTTATTATTGTCCAAGCTATATTTAAACAATTTCTTTGCCTACTGAattagcagtttaaaaaaataatacataacgATGGTTAGGACTTGCCAGGGAAAGCAGGGCACATATATATTTCTGGCAGCAAACCTCCCTACCCCaccgccttttttttttggcctcactgcgtgctatgtgggatcttagttccctgaccagggattcaacccacaccccctgcactggaagcacagaatcttaaccactggaccaccagggaagtcccttctacCCTTAAATTTAAGCAATAGCCTTTCGGAAAACAATTTGGACAAAACACGAAGAGCAATAGACAGATTTACACACTCTGTTTCATACTTCTGGAAATTCAGAGATAtgccaattattattattatttttggctgtgccgtgtgtcttgcaggatcttatttccctgaccagggatcgaacctgggcccccagcagtgaaagcctggaatcctaaccactggaccaccagggaatgctGTCAATTATTTTTATACCCAAGAAAACATTCTTTCCAATATTCACCAATAGGAGAATAATTGAATTATGATATATCTATTATAAAGACATTGATAATGatgactatttttccttttccttgccaatattttcttattGCTCTGTAATTCTCATGCACTTTTGTAACTTTGAAGGCCATATacaatttattaaatgcttataatacattaaaaaaccaaACTGTGTGTGAAGTATGTCTATAACTATAAAAAATGGAACTCCTCTTAGTCATCTAGATGATGGGATGACAAGGCAGGGCAAATGACATTACCACCAAGTCACTGGGCAGATTCTCTAACAGCCTGGGCTACAATTGATTCCTGTATGTCAATGTTAGGACCCCTTGGCTGAGAAGCACAACTCTAGGAACATTACATTTATTCCCCTTGTTGATTTGCTCCGCAGAGTCACTGCTTATGCATTCAGGTGGGTAAACTATGATCAGTAATACTAAGAAATGTAGACTGCTACCTATCTGATATCACTGTTACCTATTCTTCAGCTTACAGAGACATCAATTTTCAGATGTGAGAAAGTAAAAATCTACCCTGCCATTCAAGAGGATGGGCCAACACACATATAAAGTAGCTGCACAGTTTACAGGAAATAATATTTCTCCCTAGGGCATGCTGCAGCtgtaaaatgtcaaaataaaccCTGTCTTTGAGTAACTACAGTTTTCTTACTCAATGAGGAACCTTGTTCTCTAAAATCGTAGACTGATTCAAATTATATCAGTAAGACGGAAACATTCCATTCTTGACTGGAGGATCTAAGTTACTCAATTTACAAGTACAATTTCTAAGTAGCCTCAATTTACAACCAAAGTACAGAGCTTTAAAAAAGGCgtttctgggtttccctggtggtgcagtggttaagaatccacctgccaaggcaggggacacgggttcgagccctggtctgggaagatcccacatgctgcggagcaactaagcccacgagccacaactactgagcccgtgtgccacaactactgaagcccacatgcctagagcctgtgctctgcaacaagagaagccaccgcaacaagaagcccgcccactgcaacaaagagtagccccacttgccacaactagagaaagcccacatgcagcaatgaagacccaatgcagacaaaaataaataaataaatttaattttaaaaaaaaggagtttcTGAAGACAAATTCCCAAATTTATCTGAACGGTGTAGTTTCCAGGAAACAGAACCCTGGGTTCACTTCACAGTCCAGACCTGATTCTGATCCCTTTACACTTAGCCTGGCTTTGCTTTGAGCTCATCAAAACATTGCTTCATTTACATTTCATCTAAGCTCCACCTTTCCTTAAATCCTATAACAACTCTATCTTTCCTTAGGTAAGATATCCCATGGTCCCTCTGATTTGTAGTCTCCTTTGTAGCAATGATCCAATAAACTTGGCTTTATCAGACTTGCAGGTTTGTCCCTGGTGGTCTTTAGCTGATCAGGCTAAGACAGATGACACAGTAATATGATTCCAAAGATATTATGACTTGCACTAATAAGAGAGCAGCCTCAACCAAATGCTGTAGAATGTGAGAAAACAGACAAATTAAAATGTGGCACCAAGAACTTATTGTAAAGAGGATACTAAACAGAAGAACAATGTGTGTTTCAGCTACAAACTGGGCTTGGCTGCTTCCATGGATAtaattctgggggaaaaaaggacaaaatttaatctttaaatatacagtaaattTTGGTGATTTAATCCTAAAATTGACTACTTTCAAACACTATGAAATTAATAATTTACCTGATGTATGTAAGCATTGGATCTGTAGCATTCATCAGTAAAAAGTTTGATTAAAATGAAAGCTATTTctgtgttatttattattatttgtacttatatttatttgtacTTATTCACTGTACTTATACTGTGTTTTCAACAACAGAATATATGAGAAAACTAGTTTTTCAGTGTAGAAGACCATGAGGTACAATAAAATAAACTCCATGAAAACAGGGACTATGTTTTTCTTATCACTATACCTAGTAATACCTAGTACAGTGCCTAGAAAGGATAGATGCTCAAGTACTTAATCGTCTATTATTCTATTTAGTTGAAGGCTAACTTTCATTCTTAGCCACGTTACTCAAAAGAACTACCAAATGGGATAAGGAACTTCCCACTTCTAAGAGTACTGCACAGCTTTTTAGCAATTGAAGCTCATTAATACAAAGAGATTGAAAAGTCAAAACTAAATCTAGTTCCTTCATACACTGGCACTGATCTCAcaggataataataattaaggTTAACTTTGgtataagatgaaaagaaatccTGGACTTTCCCTTACCACATGTCCTGTGTGGGGATTCTTATGAGCATATGGTGGTCCTCTTATATGGTTCCACATTTGACCAGATGTCATAGCAAGCACAAAACACTAGGAaacaaaaagtaatgaaatactCATATAACATGGTGTAGCTGTTCCCACCTTGATTAGACTCATAGGTGTATGAAAAGTGCACCCTCTCAagtaatatatgaaataaattttttcagataaatgatAAAAGATAAAAGGCTTATATTTCATCACAAGGATCACAAGAATCaataatatttactttgaaaggaaaacactgttttaacattataaataaactgacacaAGTTTAAAATTGAATATTGAAAACCGttttagaagaatattttcaaaagaactgGAGATTTTCGTAGGGGTGACAGTCTTTCAGGTTGAATAAAAACTGGGTACAATGAGTTCCTTCAAGCTCTGGCCATCCTAATGAGATAATGGAGGAAACAAACTGATTTtaaggtataaaataaaaattatcatatCTTTTCCCACAggcaagaaataaacaaaatgccaCCTAACAATGTAATATTAGGAGTTTTATTCAAgcaatttttcttctaaaattcacTTACCAGAGCCGCAAAAGCCCATccagttttattaaaaagaaattccatatTGCTTCTTCGAAGATACACAAGTCCACCAATAACAGCCAAAAGCAATCCCAACATAAGGGGGCCAGCATAATTTGGGGGTCTAATTACTCTAATCtaatggaaaggagagaaaaacacttTAAAGTATGAATTTTATCCATTAATTATAcagttcaaaatactttgaaatgaaaGCAATCAAAATTAGTTGGTCATTTTCAAGAAAAActacactttttcttttcatcctaaTGAAAAAGTCTACAATGTACCCGAAAATGGGATGGATACAATATTCTCTTTAACCACAACATAacatcttttatttatctatttatttatttttgcttttttttttttttctcatggcacgcgggcctctcacctttgtggcctctcccgccgcggagcactggctccggacgtgcaggcccagcggccatggcccacgggcccagccgctccgcggcacgtgggatcctcctggaccggggcacgaacccgcgtcccctgcatcggcaggcagactcccaaccactgcgccaccagggaagccctatttttgctttttgaaagccatttttttttcacaacatAACATCTTTTAGATTAAGAAGAATTTGCCAAGTACAACTAGATAGTCCATGGACTTAAGGACAAAAGAGTGGTTTCCATGCTGAATTGACTACATAATAGAGGATGTTTTGTAATGTCATTCTTTCATCAGGATGATTCTCTTAAATGCTACTTATGAAGGGACTGACAAACTATCACTACCTCAGTGATATGGGGACAAGACCAATTAGGACCTCCCAGAAAGATTCAAAGTGGATAATGACAAAGTAACTTTCTACTGTACAAAGCAAGGAAACTTACATTGACATCAGTCCTGTCAGCAATCCACCGGGCAATCTGCTCAGCTGAAAATCCACGCACCTGCAACTCATATGTATCACCCCGTTTGGGTTTCCCTTTTGCAGGAAAGTTGATGAAAGTTGGAGCTGAATTCATGTTTAGCTGAATAAAAAGTATTGcgttaaaatataaattaccaagAAAATAATCTTAACAGCAAATATTATCTTGAAATTTAGGCATTTTACAAAGATGAGGAAGCCCAGGTTTAAgtaggttaagtgatttgcctaaggaAAGTGGTAAGTGATGGAGACAGGATTCAAACCGAAGGCTGCTTGTGACCTTAACTAGTACACTTTACTTACCAAATATAAATTCCTAGCTAAGAAACCAACATTTTACTCCTTTAGAATGGAAAATTTCCCATACTGCAATCACTTTAATCTGTTCAGAGATTATGCAAAACATAATACGTTTATGAGAACTAAAATTGTCTCATGTAGCTTAGGTAAGCTCCAAATAGAGCACACTCtctattttttttggccgtgacATGTGGCAcacgtgggaccttagttccctgaccagggatggaacctgcaccccctgcagtggaagtgcagtgtcttaaccactggactgccagggaagtccctagagcaCATTCTCAATTTGGAGGAAACAAGATCAGGATAAGAGAGTGCTCTATTGTAGTGAAAACCAATACGAAATGATAACCAATACGAGAAATAGTCAATTCTAAAAGGTTCATAAATGTTTAGTGATAAGCATCACGTTTCTCTGTTCTCTGTCATGAGACCATGGTACTCTTAAGAAGATAACACTGGAATTGCTAAGGTAAAGAATCTATGACCTACTCATCCGCATTATATCTTTCCTGACGTGATATAACTATACTTGtggaaaataaaaagtctaagtccagggcttccctggtggcgcagtggttgagagtccgcctgccgatgcaggggacacgggtttgtgccccggtccgggaagaccccacatgccgcggagcggctgggcccgtgagccatggccgctgagtctgcgcgtccggagcctgtgctctgcaacgggagaggccacaacagtgagaggcccgcgtaccgcaaaaaaaaaaaaaaaaaaaaaagtctaagtcCAGGGAAAAGATGTTGACCAATGAATGCAAGCATTCAGGTCCCCTCAGCAGGTAATCCTTTAATGGAGATTGGCTtgtataaaacaattataacttAAGACATCAACCAATAAAATAACCCACTCCCTTGCTTTGATTCTATACTTATTACAGTAACCCTTCTAACAgtaatatttttagatattctCATAAGGGGAGAGGGTATACCAATAGTGGACATGATTATTTTGGTCTCCTTGGCAGTAAAATATGGTGAATTGGTGAATTAAAAGATTAGGTCTTTGGTTACCAATGTCCATGGATTTTTATGGTTTGGTGAGTATATACAAAGTCTGCAGAGCTAGATAAATTCTGGCTACACTGTTAAAAATTCAATTTGAGTCTGCAAAACTTAAGAACCACACCCTGGATAGTGTTCACGCCACCAAACTGCTGCCCAAACTTTAGGCCAAACTCTTCAGTATTTGTTTAGCTATACAGCAGTTCCCACTTGTCTGCAGTTTCACTTTCCAGAGTTTCAGTTACCCATGGGCAACTTCAGTCTGAAAATACTAAacggaaaattccagaaataaacaattcaaaaattttaaattgcagtcattctgagcagtgtgatgAAATCTCTCACCATACCGCCCAGGatatgaatcatccctttgtccagcatatcccACCCATTAGTCACTTAGTGTTGGTTATCAGATCAACTGTCGTGGTACCACAATGTTtatgttcaagtaacccttattttacttaataatggccccaaacacaagagtagtgatgctggcaattcagatatcccaaagagaagctgtaaagtgcttcctttaagtgaaaaggtgaaagttctcaacttaataaggaaagaaaaaaaatcatatgctgaggttgctaagaccTATGGTAAGAGTGAATCttcatgaaattgtgaagaaggaagaTAAATTCATGCTGACTTTGCTGTTCCACCTCAACTGCAAAAATTACAGCCACAGTAAGTGATAAGTGCTTAATTAAGATAGAAAAGGTAAGATGGAAAAGATAAATTTgtacaacaaaatattttgagagagaccacattcacataaatttattacagtatattgttttaattcttccattttattattattgttgctaatCTCTTACTgtactaatttataaattaaactttatcataggtatgtattcatgtataagaaaaaatacagttACATATAGGGTTCGGTATTGTCTGCAGTTTCAGGGTCTTAGAATGTATCCCCTGTAGATAGAGGGGACTATTGTACCTcctttggatttaaaaaatatatatgcatctaaAAGAACTAGGTAATATATGAAATCCATTTCccttatgaaattaaaaataaaaaattacagggTTATGAGGATCAACTCCAGTCCATTCTGGCAGCCACTATTACCATTTCTAGACCTTTCTGAATTTATTCATATACATGGGTATGTACCAACAGaaaacatataatattgcttTGTGTGTGCTTTATTTTAACACAAATGATATCACATTAACTGTAATattctgcaatttgctttttattattcaaCCATGTTTGAGAGATCTATCCATgagagtatgtatatatatatattgacctCACTCTCAGTGAGGTCACAGTTTATTAAGTAATTATGCTATTGTTggtattttagttctttttttccaattaaaaatgatGTTGTAATGAACAGCCATGTACATATCTCCCTGTATACATCTGAGAGTGTTTCTCTAGAAATGGAATAATTAGTTCATAGGGCAGAAACAACTTAAATTAaaatggatagggcttccctggtggcgcagtggttgagagtccgcctgccgatgcaggggacacgggttcatgccccggtccgggaagatcccacatgccgcggggtggctgggcccgtgagccatggccgctgagcctgcgcgtccggagcctgtgctccgcaacgggagaggccacgacagtgagaggcccgtgtaccgcaaaaaaaaaaaaaaaaaaaaaaaaatggatagagcCAACTCGCCTTCagaagtggctgtaccaatttacactcctacccAGAGACATAGGAAGGTATCTGTTTCCCCACATTCTTGCCAAAAGCTGATCTAATGGATGAATATTGTGTATCACCATTATTGTAATTTGTATTTCCATGATTACTAGTATAACATCTTTATACCAAATCAGCTTTGTAAAAATATCTTGTAGGCTAcagacacaatcaacagagtgaaaaagcaatcaatggaatgggagaaatatctacaaatcatatgtctgataaggggctaatatccagaatacataaagaaatcctacaactaaaaaacaaacaaactgattaaaaactgggcaaaggataTGGATAGACACTtctcaaaaaagatatacaaattgccaacaagcacatgaaaagatgttctacatcactaatcattaaagaattacaagtcaaaaccacaatgcgaCACCATCTCACACTCATTAGGGCAACTactatcaaaaaatcaaaaataatgcaaaatggtacagacactatggaaaacaatatggaagctactaaaaaaaataataaatggaactaccatatgacctaggaattctacttctgggtataaatCTAAAacaactgaaagcagggtcttgaagagatatttgtatacctatgctgatagcagcattattcacaatagccaaaaggtggaagcaacccaagtgtccatcaacagatgaatggataaataaaacgtgGTATATACATTCAGTacaacattattcagccttaagaagcaAGGAAATtttgatgcatgctacaacatggataaactttgaggacattatcctaagtgaaataagccagtcacaaaaagacaaatactgtatgattccacttatatgaggtactgacagtagtcaaattcatagagacaaagtagaatgatagttgccaggggctggaggaagagggaatAAGGAATTATTTAATGTGtaaagagtttcagttttacgaggtgaaaagagttctggaggttGGTTGTACAACAACCTGAATGTACTGAACACTACTGAACCACATTTAAGAATGGTTAAGATAGTACATTTCATGTTATGCCTATTTtctcacaatttaaaatatttttaaagtcttgtaTGCTTTGAAAATCCTTAGATGTTAAAGAACCAAAATAAGATGTACTGTTTTTGGTAGGTACCACTTTTCATCCATGCTTAGCTTTTGTATACTGTGGCATATGACAttgttctttggagaaaggttTGAATTTCTTCCACAGATGGACACACTGCCATCCTTATACCACTAACTCTAAATATAGCTCTAAAATGGACATTGATATTAAAAGGTATTTGACATAGAAGAAAAttggttttgtatttttacaaATCACTAACAGAAATTCTTTATGTGTATCTTgttcaaataaatggaattacaatttttaatttccaaaacagtCCTTGCTTTAATAGTAGAGAATGAGAAAGCAGTTCTTAAACTTTAGAAATTGTTTCCTTTGGTCTAAAAAGGCCTAAATGCACTAACCTTTTAGGCTATAGCATGTTTTATGAATATACTGATTTTGATTTATGGAGCTGTGTGAGACTAGAATATGAACAGCATGATGACATACTGTAAAATGGAACATTAATCCATCCGTTtgacatttactgaacatctattaTGTGCTTAGCACTAATAGCTACAGGATGTTGGCTCTGCCCATAAGTAAGTATATTCTAAGAGGGACTGTCAAACAACTCTAGGGTTAATTCTACTATAAGATAGaatctggatatatatatatatatatatatatatatatatatatatatatataaaagaaatataaggaaagtAGTGTGACAATACAAAAAAAGGGTTGACTCACATTTGAGGATTTGAAAAGGCTTCAGGGGAATATCTGAAATGAGGCTTAAAGGGTAAACAGAACTTTGAAAGTGGAGAGAAAGGgagcaagagagaaaagataCTTTATGTTGTAGGAAATGATCAACAATGTTGAAATAAAACAACGACATAATATTAATATGGGAAAGGTGGTTATGTGTTTGGAGTAAAGAGGGCATGAAGTGAGGAGGACTAAGGAATTTTGGCTTTAGTCTATATGCCACTATTTCCAAAAGTGTGTTCCATAGAATACAACTAAAATGCTCCATTAAGTAGTCCAATACGTGGGGAAATTCTGCATATTACAGCTCACTATTAGAATGGAAGGAATAACACATTTCAGCATGTTGAAGTCTATGAGAAGTCCTGTGTTGGAAAACAGTTTCTCATGTTTATGCATGTCTTGCGAGCAGAGGCACTGACTGCCTTTGTTCTGGATGATCTTCTCAAGGATGTTTGTACAGCCTTAGAAGATAGCAACAGAGTCTACCTCCAAAGCAATGGGCATGCATGCTTACTAGCCTTTATAGAAGATTTGGGTTCCCAAAGCTTAGAGTTCCTCTTCCATAATGCAACCCACTCATTTTCCTTGCATTGTCCTATGGGAAGTGGGGCTTAGGGAACCAGTGCAATGAAGTGTTGATactttggattttgttgttgtgAGTAATAAAGTCCTTTAACTCCAACCCAggagtgtcatgtcatctgtgagcatctatgaaactgtggcagggtcacttgttagcttgcaagtagAATAAAACCTCAAGACCCTTCATAGTTCTTGATACcctgaagtaaaaaataaaatttaattttgtttaaattaaggtttcccaaattttattttcccccaagtTTTCTTATTAATACCCTCTAGGAAAAAACCTCTAGGAACTGTTACAGCAGGCAATATCGAGAGAGTATTATATGGATGGTAAGTTCAAATGAAAGAAGATGAAGGCCTTGGAAGTAAAGGATGATGGATGTTGTAGAAAAAGAGGAATGACAAAAAAGTGTCACCAATGATACAGAACCCAAGAGGACCGGGTTTGAGTAGAAGTGGGAGAGACAGGAGTTTTATTTGGGACATAATGAATTTTTGGATTGGGAAGTCATTCATATAAAGGTGTACAACAAGAAGTTATACCCAaatctttcctttcctgttttataCAATTGTTGAGTAAAAATATGTCCAAATATATGAGTTAGACAGATTTATAAACAGACAAAACTCAATCTATGTCCTTGAATCTACTGATTGCATCTATGTCCCCTTATATGCAAAGGAGAAAGAAccactacagggcttccctggtggcgcagtggttaagaatctgcctgccaaggcaggggacacgggttcgagctctggtccgggaagatcccacatgccgcagagcaactaagcccgtgcgccacaactactgagcctgcactctagagcccacgagccacaactacggagcccacgagccacaactactgaagtccgcgcacctagagcctgtgctccgcaacaagaaaagccaccgcaatgagaagcccacgtaccgcaacgaagagtagcccccgcttgccacaaccagagaaagcccgcgcgtagcaacaaagacccaacacagccaaaaataaattaaaaaaaaaaaactagtacaGATGCTGAAGTTAAAAATACAGTTGAAAGTTATGATTTCCAGTTctgcatgtaaggagcttggaagtcgcTACTCTCATATTAACAAgtaaaaacctgaacaaactgaaaagcaGACAACTCTTCTGGGATTCCCTAAGAGAGAGGAAGACACAGGGCAAACGACTGCCCCCAagattggagagacagacaggcaaaTACAGGGAGTCACGGCTTATCTGAGCAGAGACCAAGTGAAAACCGCCTCAGGAACATTTCCAGAGTAGGAAAACCTGATCTGTAACTGACAAATtactggaggctcagtgtggacaactctgagagttaaaaactccaaaaGCACACAGTTTTGGGGAGGGGGTAAAaatattgtgagatttacctccaggagcttgaCTAGGTTCCCACAGTAAATACTGGAGAAAAATCACCTCATGCTACTGTCAGGgtgaggggaaaataaaacattttgaaataccCCAGAGAACTCTGCTCTTCTTAACAAGGTCTGTCCTCAGAGGAGACTAGTTAACCACAGCCTAACCTGCTggggtattatcagagcctaactgacctggaagaAGGGAAATACCGAACTCTAGTTCACTCCAGCCATCCTGTTCTCtaagaggggaggaaaaaaactgagaaactctTTTGAagctcacagtccagaggcatatgctcactaaaagactgagatctAATTATAGGGCTATAAAACATCCCTCTCCCCTTacaccacattactaaaggccaCTTTACAGCAGTTCCTTTCATC is a genomic window of Phocoena sinus isolate mPhoSin1 chromosome X, mPhoSin1.pri, whole genome shotgun sequence containing:
- the MAGT1 gene encoding magnesium transporter protein 1 isoform X4, with product MAARWWLWCVSATVAVALLLVYGVPSASAQRKKEMVLSEKVSQLMEWTNKRPVIRMNGDKFRRLVKAPPRNYSVIVMFTALQLHRQCVVCKQADEEFQILANSWRYSSAFTNRIFFAMVDFDEGSDVFQMLNMNSAPTFINFPAKGKPKRGDTYELQVRGFSAEQIARWIADRTDVNIRVIRPPNYAGPLMLGLLLAVIGGLVYLRRSNMEFLFNKTGWAFAALCFVLAMTSGQMWNHIRGPPYAHKNPHTGHVHLVEAALLLVQVIISLESYYCVICLSLIS